The proteins below come from a single Danio aesculapii chromosome 25, fDanAes4.1, whole genome shotgun sequence genomic window:
- the fgl2b gene encoding fibrinogen alpha chain — protein MWFAVFYIWGTILAFSVCDICPETSEDAASWVELKPQGHCGDEEDFCPYRLTLPALSIQLPRPFRELEEMAKELQNLKEVVNQLRRDCQECKDRHSDGRGGWTDHRDEEEGRHQSLRHNISIKNTQSLDGEKVAQIFSSTLPQGDTSESEGTIKGSEKRPNHSILEVREWDINPRIDLNQGTTDRTSEMNRNVKIFNPLLDEVPEDISKVPTPVGTEKELKRSGLAEPSLPMKKDDIQFVTHVKQQPNVLRDGHSGNISDILTLRRRVQNAPDPDGLRDPNIRTSDLSTSAGNRRVLNFSGAGRPLRPRGSYINSRVVKVNNGDRLKNPAVMRKTNPQVEETMDTIQPEEAGFSPARSGIMRVKETNPHIANTKSGTIRGSSPSTDDQNKQDFSRVSGPKTDDKHVSQVTIVREDNSRNINMTEITRLPTNLRKEKQGNVSHTDTIKSFSSIMNQAEQPNTVKEEEKHIGLSESLVIISSSAVNREDLPSQEDSPTGVTPIVGRDEIKHIPQVITSNVLDNHRLKNNITEPKSQPESQNAGDFRDLDKVQEAMNRAEDNSEILLISNHENHSQDPNTMQSGTRNSPAGEKERSIISLGGANSNGQNPSEGDKISSGKKRPTASTLKKELPKKPGASLFITSTDSFTDTEHGDSTKNIHIVTNTHVETSKNLSRDTPRSFENTGPAPNVRSTVLHNNWLKNNNTESKSPSISQNAANVQDLAKLQQGKTQVRDNSEAVLIFNTENREEDTNIQQSEGSNSPTGKKERKTFSLGTADKVDKKKKGPNAPTLKKKELFKEPGTTQFTNSTVSFTDTRHRDSTKNNGSVTNAHVEMPKNVSRDTPISFESIGATKELEHIKLNKDRVDEIPGDVLSNPNTVDTANSYSGGKFAIPVVLETLTNTEEIKGSKLFSLSPEDTAEGFKSHAVSDEVTEREKAENKVHSTCLGNCNTTSTPHSQPSTSQTRTPLAYGREKGPAQDCADHITKSQRNGVYRVTPQPKNTFPVFCDMASSGGGWTLIQHRFDGSTSFNRTWDEYKNGFGKLIGEFWLGNDKIHLLTKAKNMSLRIEIEDFEGIREYAQYDHFYVANESQQYRLSIDGYSGTAGNAMQFSKKYNHDQKFFTTPDRDNDQYPSGNCGAYYSSGWWFDACMSANLNGKYYQSKYKGVRNGIFWGTWHNINMEYYPTNERQSFRTVRMMIRPKNYSN, from the exons ATGTGGTTTGCTGTGTTTTACATATGGGGAACCATCTTGGCATTTTCTGTATGTGACATCTGCCCAGAAACCTCTGAGGATGCTGCTTCATGGGTAGAACTGAAGCCCCAGGGACACTGCGGGGACGAGGAAGACTTCTGCCCTTATCGGCTCACCCTCCCTGCTCTCTCCATCCAGCTGCCCAGGCCTTTTAGGGAGCTGGAAGAAATGGCTAAGGAGCTGCAGAACCTAAAGGAAGTTGTGAACCAGCTAAGGAGAGACTGCCAAGAATGTAAGGACAGGCACAGTGATGGGAGGGGTGGATGGACAGACCATAGGGACGAAGAGGAAGGGAGACATCAAAGTTTACGGCATAACATCAGTATCAAGAACACACAAAGTCTTGATGGAGAAAAAGTTGCTCAAATCTTCTCTTCAACCTTACCACAGGGAGACACATCAGAAAGTGAAGGAACCATCAAGGGGTCTGAGAAAAGGCCCAATCATTCGATTCTGGAAGTTCGGGAATGGGATATTAATCCGAGGATTGATCTAAACCAAGGTACAACAGATCGAACATCGGAGATgaatagaaatgtaaaaatatttaacccCTTACTTGATGAGGTACCTGAGGATATTTCAAAGGTGCCTACACCTGTAGGGACAGAAAAGGAACTAAAGCGCAGTGGATTAGCAGAACCGTCCCTTCCCATGAAAAAGGATGATATACAATTTGTAACTCATGTGAAACAGCAGCCAAATGTTCTCAGGGATGGACATTCAGGGAACATAAGTGACATTCTGACATTGAGAAGAAGAGTGCAGAATGCGCCTGATCCAGATGGATTAAGAGATCCTAACATAAGGACATCAGATTTAAGCACATCAGCAGGGAACAGAAGAGTTCTAAACTTTTCTGGAGCAGGTAGACCATTGAGGCCAAGGGGTTCCTACATAAACAGTAGAGTTGTCAAAGTTAACAATGGAGACAGATTGAAGAACCCTGCTGTCATGAGAAAAACTAATCCACAAGTTGAGGAAACGATGGATACGATTCAGCCAGAAGAGGCTGGCTTTTCTCCAGCGAGGAGTGGCATTATGCGGGTAAAGGAAACCAATCCTCATATAGCAAACACAAAATCTGGGACAATCAGAGGATCAAGTCCATCAACAGATGaccaaaacaaacaagacttcaGTAGGGTTTCTGGTCCCAAAACAGACGATAAACATGTAAGCCAAGTAACTATAGTTAGAGAAGACAATTCAAGAAACATAAACATGACTGAGATTACAAGACTCCCAACAAATCTGAGGAAAGAAAAACAAGGTAATGTGAGCCACACAGACACAATTAAATCGTTCTCCAGCATTATGAATCAAGCCGAACAGCCAAACACAGTTAAAGAGGAAGAGAAGCACATTGGACTGAGTGAAAGTCTGGTAATTATTAGTAGCTCCGCTGTGAATAGAGAGGACTTGCCTTCCCAGGAAGACAG CCCCACTGGTGTAACACCTATTGTAGGAAGGGATGAAATCAAACACATCCCACAGGTGATAACATCAAATGTACTGGATAATCATCGGTTGAAAAACAACATTACAGAACCAAAATCACAACCAGAATCTCAAAATGCAGGTGACTTCAGAGATTTGGATAAGGTTCAAGAAGCTATGAACAGAGCTGAAGACAACAGTGAGATTTTGTTGATCTCAAATCATGAGAACCATTCACAGGATCCTAACACAATGCAAAGTGGCACAAGAAATTCACCAGCTGGAGAAAAAGAAAGATCGATCATTAGTTTGGGAGGTGCAAATAGTAATGGTCAAAACCCATCTGAAGGGGACAAAATCAGCAGTGGGAAAAAAAGGCCAACTGCATCCACCTTAAAGAAAGAGTTACCTAAGAAACCAGGTGCATCTCTGTTTATAACATCGACTGACTCTTTTACGGACACAGAGCATGGAGACAGTACGAAAAATATTCACATAGTGACAAACACACATGTTGAAACCTCTAAAAATCTCAGTCGGGATACACCCAGAAGTTTTGAAAATACTGGACCGGCACCAAATGTGAGGTCAACTGTATTACATAATAattggttaaaaaacaacaatacagaGTCAAAGTCCCCTTCAATCTCTCAAAACGCAGCTAATGTGCAAGATTTGGCTAAACTTCAACAAGGTAAAACACAAGTTAGAGACAATAGTGAAGCTGTGTTGATTTTTAACACTGAAAACAGAGAAGAGGATACAAACATACAGCAAAGTGAAGGATCTAATTCACCTACTGGCAAAAAAGAACGCAAAACATTTAGTTTGGGAACAGCTGATAAAGTGGATAAGAAGAAAAAAGGGCCAAACGCACCCACCTTGAAGAAGAAAGAGTTATTTAAGGAACCAGGAACAACACAATTCACAAACTCAACAGTTTCTTTTACAGACACACGCCACAGAGACAGTACAAAAAACAATGGTTCAGTGACAAATGCACATGTTGAAATGCCTAAAAACGTCAGTCGGGACACACCCATTAGTTTTGAAAGTATAGGAGCAACAAAAGAACTGGAACATATTAAGCTTAATAAAGACAGAGTAGATGAAATCCCTGGAGATGTATTATCTAACCCAAACACTGTGGACACAGCCAATAGTTATAGTGGAGGGAAGTTTGCAATACCAGTTGTTTTGGAAACGCTTACAAATACTGAAGAAATCAAGGGCTCAAAACTTTTCTCACTTAGCCCTGAGGACACAGCTGAGGGATTTAAATCCCATGCAGTCAGCGATGAggtaacagagagagagaaagcagaaaACAAAGTCCACAGCACCTGCCTTGGTAATTGTAACACTACATCAACTCCACACTCACAACCCAGTACAAGCCAGACCAGGACTCCATTGGCATATGGAAGAG AAAAAGGACCTGCTCAAGACTGCGCTGATCACATTACAAAATCTCAAAGGAATGGTGTATACAGAGTAACGCCGCAACCAAAAAACACATTTCCTGTTTTCTGCGACATGGCGTCCTCGGGTGGAGGTTGGACGTTGATTCAACATCGCTTTGATGGTAGCACAAGTTTTAATCGCACATGGGACGAGTACAAGAATGGATTTGGGAAACTAATAGGAGAGTTCTGGCTTGGCAATGACAAGATTCACTTGCTGACAAAGGCGAAAAACATGTCCTTGCGAATTGAAATCGAAGATTTCGAAGGGATCAGAGAATACGCCCAATATGACCACTTCTACGTAGCAAATGAGAGCCAACAATACCGCCTGTCCATAGATGGCTACTCGGGTACAGCTGGCAATGCCATGCAATTTAGCAAAAAGTACAACCATGACCAGAAGTTCTTCACCACTCCGGACAGAGACAATGACCAGTATCCCTCAGGAAACTGTGGAGCCTATTACAGCTCAGGCTGGTGGTTTGATGCATGCATGTCTGCAAACTTAAATGGGAAATATTATCAATCAAAGTACAAAGGGGTACGTAATGGAATATTTTGGGGTACGTGGCACAACATTAACATGGAATATTACCCAACTAATGAAAGACAATCTTTTAGGACTGTTAGAATGATGATTAGACCAAAAAACTACTCCAACTAA